The following nucleotide sequence is from Dehalogenimonas formicexedens.
GACGGGGGACGAAAGGTATGGTACTCTCGTTACATGCGAAAGCGCAAGCTAATAGATCCGGAAGACCAGGTCGAGGAAGACTTGCTGTTGTCAGGTCTGCGGATACTTGCTTCGATTATCGCCGATGCCCACCGGAAACAGCAAAAAGCATTGAGGGAAGCAAATCTTAATCTGAATGCACCTGCCCTAAATGGCGAGCAAAGTAAAGAATATGAAAGCCTACCTTGAGTTAGAAGAGATCGACCGCCTGGCCGCGACCGCTGATAACCTCCGCGACATGCTTCTGGTGACGATGTTGTTCCACCTCGGTTGCCGTGTTTCTGAGGCATTGGGGATCGCGGTCGGCGACATTGATCTCGATGCTGGCACCGTCACCATCAAACATCTGAAATCCCGCGTCAAGCTCAAATGCCCCAAGTGCGGTACTTCTCTTGGTTTGACCTCGGTCTTCTGCCCTAAATGCGGCGATAAGGTCGAGGCCGCAGTGAAGGAACTCAAGGAACATCGGAAGCAGCGAATTCTCCCATTGGATGATGATCTGATCGCCCTCCTAAAGGAATTCATCTCGCGTGGAGGTCCGATTAACCGTAACGGCAAGCGACTCCTTTTTGGAATCAACAGGCATCGAGCCTGGCAGATCATTAAAACACTTGGAGAAAAAGCCGGGTTGCCGC
It contains:
- a CDS encoding tyrosine-type recombinase/integrase is translated as MASKVKNMKAYLELEEIDRLAATADNLRDMLLVTMLFHLGCRVSEALGIAVGDIDLDAGTVTIKHLKSRVKLKCPKCGTSLGLTSVFCPKCGDKVEAAVKELKEHRKQRILPLDDDLIALLKEFISRGGPINRNGKRLLFGINRHRAWQIIKTLGEKAGLPRIINNESGKVHYVSPHKLRDAFAIRAMRHNDSGDGLRMLQEHLGHQSFNTTAKYRKVAGEEHRRWYDDLWKGDGHSIKA